In Hyalangium gracile, the genomic window GGGCAGCTCGGGGACGGCACGACGGCGACGCGGACGGCCCGGGTGACGGTGCTGGGACTGACGGGAGCGGAGGCCGTCGCCGCGGGGAGCCAGCACTCGCTGGCTGTACGCCAGGACGGCACCCTGTGGGCCTGGGGCGACAACTGGCGCGGGCAGCTCGGAGATGGGACGACGACCCGGCGCGCCACGCCCGCCCAGGTGCTGGGACTGACGGGCATCGTGGCCGTGGCCGCGAGCGACTACCACTCGCTGGCGCTGAAGCAGGACGGCACCGTGTGGGGCTGGGGTGACAACGGCTTCGGCCAGCTCGGAGATGGTACCCAGCAGCGTCGCCTCACGCCGACCCAGGTGCCGGGACTGACGGATGTGGTCGCCATCGATAGCCGGGGCTATTCCTCTTACGCGCTCCGCGCGGACGGCACGGTCTGGGCGTGGGGAGCCAACCACCAGGGCCAGCTCGGAGACGGCGGAACAGGGCCTGTGCGGCTCACTCCGGGCCGGGTGCAGGGGCTGCCGAGCGTGGTCGCCCTGGCCGCGGGCCACACGCACGTGCTGGCGCTGCGCGCGGATGGCACCGTGTGGGCCTGGGGTGACAACAGCGTGGGGCAGCTCGGCAACGGCTCCCAGGGCGGAGCGAGCCTGCCGCGGAAGGTGCGAGGCGTGCACGGGGTGGTGGCGCTGGCCGCGGCCGCCGGTCACTCGATCGTCCTGCGCCGGAACGGCACCCTGTGGACGTGGGGGCACAACCAGGCGGGGCAGATGGGCACCGGCACCGATCGGCGGACCTCTCCCGTCCGGGTGGTGGGCCTGAGGGATGTGCGCGCCGTCGCCTCCCGCCCCTTCCAGACCCTGGCGGTCCGCGGAGACGGCTCGGTGTGGGCCTGGGGCAGCCCTCAGGGTTTTGGTGGCGGCATCCAGGCCACTCCGAGGCGGGTCCCGGGTCTCACGCAGGCGAAGGGCGTCGCGGCGGGCTCGCTGCACGCGCTGGCGGTGCGCCAGGACGGCACCGTGTGGGCCTGGGGCGACAACTCCCGCGGCCAGCTCGGAGATGGAACGGTGGGCGAGCGCCGTGACACGCCAGCCCCCGTGCAGGGCCTGAGCGGCGTGGTGGAGGTGGCCGCGGGCGACTACCACTCGCTGGCGCTCAAGCACGACGGCACCGTGTGGGCCTGGGGTGCCAACCACTTCAGCCAGCTCGGGGACATGACGCTGGAGGATCGGCCTCTGCCCGTGCAGGTGCAGGGCCTCGCGGGCGTGGCCGCCCTCTCCGGCAGCGTCGATCTCTCGGTGGCGGTGAAGCAGGACGGCACCGTGTGGACGTGGGGCAGCGACTGGAGCGTCTGGACCTGGGGCGATCAGATGCCGCATCCCCCGGCGCAGGCGGAAGGGCTGTCGGAGGTGGTGGCGGTGAGCGTGTTGGCGCCGTCACTGCTGGCTCTGCGAGCGGATGGCACCGTGTGGCAGTGGTACCTCGGCTTCGAGGGAGACCAATGGCCGGCGTGGCCGGTGGATGGCCTCACGGGCGCGGTCGCTGTCACCTCGAGCGCACAGACGACGCAGATCCTGCGCGCGGACGGCACGGTGTGGAACACCGGCGGCAACCTCTATGGAGAGCGCGGGTTCCCGACGGCCGAGTCGTACTCCTTGGAGCCGGCGCAGGTGCCGAACCTGACGGGGGTAGTGGCCCTATCGTCCGAGTCCGGCTCGGTGCACGCGCTGCGCGCGGACGGCACGCTGGTGAGCTGGGGCCACAACGTCCACGGGACGATCGGAGACGGCGTCTCGCCCATCCACCTGGAGCCGACCCGGGTGCTGATGCCTTGCAGGCTCGCGGGGCTGGCCTCGGGAGAGGATGACGTCCGCGAGCAGCGCAGGTGCCACGCGGACGACTGAGCCGGTTCGAGCTCAGGGAGCGCACGGGTCAGGCGCGGGCACGGGGAGCCTGCGCCTGGCCCGAGTGCGTCAAGGTCCAGACTGGGGACCGAACGTCTCCGCGCCGCGAGGCTGCCGGCCGTAGGCCTGGCCCGGAGCCAGCGGGGCCAGCCACATCATGTCCAGCGCCGTCCGCCCGTCCGCCGCGAAGAGCGCCACCTCCGGGCGCTCCGGGCTCAGCACCGCGCCGAGCCGCAGGGAGGCATCGGCGGCCCCCTGGCGCAGGGTGACGAAACCACGAGGCGGCACGGTGGCGGCGGCCAGCCGGGACTGCGTGGGCAGGCGGGTGAAGCCGGTCAGGTACAGCCCGTCGAGCGGCGCCGCCGTATTCCCCCGGTTGTAGAGCTGCACCCACCACGCGCCCGAGGCATCCCGCCCCACCCGGTCGATGACGAGCGGGCCCTGGCCGTGGGCCGAGATGTCCGAGAGGTGGGCGCGCAGCCACGCGCGGCGCTCGTGCACGAAGCGGCGGAGGAACTCGGGGCTGTAGGCGGCGTGAGGTGGGCTCACCCAGGGATCCTTCGCCTTGCCCTCCGGGCCCGCGAGGATGAAGGGCGCCAGCAGCCGGTGCATCGCGTTGATGCGCGCGTTGAGGTTCTCCTCCGTCAGCCAGGTGTCCAGCAGCTGGCGCATCCGTGAGACGAAGCGGGCGCGCAGCACCTCGTCATCGACGATGCGGGTGGAGAGCGTGTTCCACGCCGGCTTCATGTCGGCGTACCCCAGGTTGCGGCGGAACTCCGCCAGCTCGTACACCAGCGGATCATACGCGGTGAAGCAGAGCGGCGGACGCTCGGCCCTCCACGTGACGCCGGCCTCGACGGAGCCGTTCCTGTCATAGAGCGACAGGGCGTTGTTGAGATCCCACGGGACGTACACCCACTTCTCCCGCTTCGGGTCGAACACGAGGTAGCTGCGCGAGTCGGTCTGGTACTCGTTGGAGATGAAGGCGTCGATCACCATCCACGTGAGGTACTCGTCCAGCGCCACGTGCTCCTCGGCGAAGGCGCGGAACTGGTGCGGAGGCGTGCGGCTGATGTCGTCGATGAAGCTCCAGAGCCGATCCCACGGCTGGTCCTCGTTGGTGCGCTTGTCCCACGCCTCCATGTACGCCTCGGCCGGAGGCGGGCGCAGCTCGCAGTCGTGCATGCCGCAGCGGTAGATGTCGCTGTCTCCGTCCAGGCCATGTGCCTTGAGGAACGGTTTGTCGATGGACTCGACCTCCGTATAGACGCCCTGGTACTGGCCGTTGACCATGAGGTGGACGTAGCGCACGGAGGGCACCTTCATCCCCACGCTGGCCGCCAGGTCGTACCAGAGCTTCTCCATCAGGTAGCCGCCATCGTCGTACTCCGCGAGCAGCTCCAGGCGCTTGGCCCCGCCCAGGAAGCGATCCTCCTTGTCGAAGCGAACCTGCCAGGGCTTCTTCTCCTCGAAGCGCGTGGAGCGGCCGCGGTAGCGGACCTCGACGTTCCAGGTGCGCCCCTCGAAGGTGAAGCGAGCGGGGACCATGAAGTCCCGATCCTTGATGTGCTCGTCCAGCGCCTCCTGGTCCTCCGGTGAGATGGAAAGGACGTAGGTGGGGATGGACGTCTGCAGCTCCGGCCACGCGGGAGCCACGGGCGTGCCCGCGTCAGGCCCCGAAGTGCCCGCATCCGGACGAGGCGTGCCTGCGTCCGGCCTGGGACCGCCCGC contains:
- a CDS encoding RCC1 domain-containing protein, with the translated sequence MTRTAWFAMELLWKVMMVLAFALGVSARAEPPLEPERLAQGSLEERQRQSARYVLTTSNSHSMVLGEGGSIWVWGGGRGEDLGIAPEYSAGSATPVRMPRMQGAVSVSTGGGGGHSLALMQDGTVQAWGNNYYGQLGDGTTATRTARVTVLGLTGAEAVAAGSQHSLAVRQDGTLWAWGDNWRGQLGDGTTTRRATPAQVLGLTGIVAVAASDYHSLALKQDGTVWGWGDNGFGQLGDGTQQRRLTPTQVPGLTDVVAIDSRGYSSYALRADGTVWAWGANHQGQLGDGGTGPVRLTPGRVQGLPSVVALAAGHTHVLALRADGTVWAWGDNSVGQLGNGSQGGASLPRKVRGVHGVVALAAAAGHSIVLRRNGTLWTWGHNQAGQMGTGTDRRTSPVRVVGLRDVRAVASRPFQTLAVRGDGSVWAWGSPQGFGGGIQATPRRVPGLTQAKGVAAGSLHALAVRQDGTVWAWGDNSRGQLGDGTVGERRDTPAPVQGLSGVVEVAAGDYHSLALKHDGTVWAWGANHFSQLGDMTLEDRPLPVQVQGLAGVAALSGSVDLSVAVKQDGTVWTWGSDWSVWTWGDQMPHPPAQAEGLSEVVAVSVLAPSLLALRADGTVWQWYLGFEGDQWPAWPVDGLTGAVAVTSSAQTTQILRADGTVWNTGGNLYGERGFPTAESYSLEPAQVPNLTGVVALSSESGSVHALRADGTLVSWGHNVHGTIGDGVSPIHLEPTRVLMPCRLAGLASGEDDVREQRRCHADD
- a CDS encoding CotH kinase family protein; the protein is MRLSAWVLGLLLLSACGGATETPPPLPPETSGQEQPEGSPDAGVSPPDSGVPDAGGPRPDAGTPRPDAGTSGPDAGTPVAPAWPELQTSIPTYVLSISPEDQEALDEHIKDRDFMVPARFTFEGRTWNVEVRYRGRSTRFEEKKPWQVRFDKEDRFLGGAKRLELLAEYDDGGYLMEKLWYDLAASVGMKVPSVRYVHLMVNGQYQGVYTEVESIDKPFLKAHGLDGDSDIYRCGMHDCELRPPPAEAYMEAWDKRTNEDQPWDRLWSFIDDISRTPPHQFRAFAEEHVALDEYLTWMVIDAFISNEYQTDSRSYLVFDPKREKWVYVPWDLNNALSLYDRNGSVEAGVTWRAERPPLCFTAYDPLVYELAEFRRNLGYADMKPAWNTLSTRIVDDEVLRARFVSRMRQLLDTWLTEENLNARINAMHRLLAPFILAGPEGKAKDPWVSPPHAAYSPEFLRRFVHERRAWLRAHLSDISAHGQGPLVIDRVGRDASGAWWVQLYNRGNTAAPLDGLYLTGFTRLPTQSRLAAATVPPRGFVTLRQGAADASLRLGAVLSPERPEVALFAADGRTALDMMWLAPLAPGQAYGRQPRGAETFGPQSGP